A stretch of DNA from Vibrio palustris:
TACCGATTTGATGTGAATACGTGTCACAAAGCTTCCCCGTTGGGGCAGCACATTAATCAACCCACAATCTGAGAGTTTGATGAAGGCCTCGCGTACTGGCTGTCTAGACACATTTAATGAATCTGAAATGGCTTTTTCAGAGACCCTCGCGCCAGGTTCAATATCACAGGTAATGATAGACTTCTTTAAGTATTCATAGATTTGGCCACTCACCGAGCGCGGGTTTTTTAGCGTAAAAGATGGAAGATTCATAGTAGGCATTTGCGAGTCATAAAGTGAAAAACAGCGTTATCAGTAAACATAACCGTGATACACCAATAATAACACGGTTTTTGAATAATCGATTGATCGCTGTAAAGAGAATTTAGACCTAAGTAAAGACAATGAAAGGCAATATGGGCTTGATGATTATCGCAGCGATGAGAGGGCTCGTGAAAACGATAGCAGTAGTTAGTAGGATTGCTTAGTTAAGCATGAACGGCACAGGCATAACTCGCTATTGGCGCTGCAGGGATCGCGTTCCTCTACTGACATACACCAGCAGGATTGTTGCCCAGCGGTGATGCCGCAGAAAGCCGATTTATGGCAAGCGGGGCAGGGATGCGTGTATCTCTTTCCACTGAGTTCATCCATGATGACTTGTCGTTCGCCGGGTGTGTAATTGCGCCAATCGAGTATCTCATCCATGGTGCGATGGCACCCAGTACATAAACCACCTTCATTTTTACATGCAGCGCGGCAAGGGGTCAAGATTGCCAAGATAGACGTCCACCATTGGTTTAGAGCTTAATGAAACACGATTACGTGTGATAACGAAGCGCATAACGCTTTGAATAGCGCGTATTTTAGCGTTATATACAGAATAGTCAAAACTCAACATAAAACCCCTTGCAATGTACGGTAAAGACACTTATTATCAAACGCAAATGAGAATGATTTGTATTAATACTTTTGTGTTAGTACGGTAAATAGGTGAAATTATGATGGGAATATTAGTGATAACAACAGTATTTATTATGGCATTAGGCCAACGCTTGCGTCTGCCTTTTGTATGGGCGCTAGGCACGGCGACTACGGTATTTGCGTTGTTTGTATTAAACCCCACTCATTCAATCGCCGTATTATTGGGGCTGTTTATTATGGCTCCGTTTCTGAGTCGTTTGAATATCTTCACCTGTGATCAGCGTATGTTTCCAAGTGTTGTTCTAGGGTTATGTGTGTTAAGTCTGTGGTTACCACTACCCGCTGTCAGCGGATTTGGCTTATTGATAGGCTAATCTTTCGCAAATATAGCAAACCTCTGCAATACTAAAAGTTAGCGTAGTATGAGGTGTGTAGACATGCTCGACTATTTTCGGTAACGAAACGATGTGTGGGGTGTGCTATGTGCCGCTGGCTAGCCTATCAAGGTCATCCGATTTATCTTGATCAATTGATTTATGAACCTGAGTTTTCCCTTGTTCACCAAAGTTTAGAAGCACGAAAAGCGCCAACCCGTGTGAATGCCGACGGGTTCGGACTAGGCTGGTATACCAGTGATAGGGAGACGCCTGGCCAATTTCACGAAGTTCTGCCCGCATGGAGTGATGAAAACCTACGCTCCTTAGCACATCATATTACGTCCCATCGATTTATGGCCCATGTCCGCGCCTCAACTGGCACACAAGTGTCGCGCGCGAACTGTCATCCTTTTATTCATCATCGCTGGATGTTTTTACATAACGGACAGATTGGTGAGTACGAATGTCTGCGTTGGGGGTTAGATCGCCTGTTGCCTGAATACCTATACGTACAGCGTAACGGAACCACAGACAGCGAGCTAATTTTTTTGCTTATGTTGTCGTATGGATTAGAAGACACGCCACTCATGGCCATCCAAGAAACCATTCATCATATTGAACATTTGCGTAAAGAAAAGGGAATAAACACGCCCTTTAAAGCATCGATGTGTTTATCGGATGGAGACAGTTTATGGGTCGTGCGTTATAGCAGCGATGGCCAACCTCCGACCGTGTTTATTTCTTATCAAGAGCAGGGAATGGTGTTAGCTTCAGAGCCGCTTGACGGTGTACATTCATGGGTTTTATTGCCTGCACAGTCCATTCATCACCTAAAATCCGGTGAACAAACTTTAACACCTTTAAGCTGTTGCCCAACCATGTGTTAGCTATTGATATAAAACGTAGCTTTTATTTTCGCAAACTGCTGGTTATATGAGCAATTAACGTTTTTTTCTGTCAACTGAGGCTTGCTCTAGTCAGTGCGCGCGAGTATATTGGCATTTCTTAAATGAGAATCAATATCAAAATCTATTGCGTTTGGTGAAGGGGAAGTTATGAAAATATCAGCTGGCTGCGCTTTGTTAGGCTTAGTGGCAGCGTTCAGTGTACAGGCAAGTACCGTGACAGTACCTCATAAATGGGGGGAAACAACCGTCGAACAAGCGCCAAAACGTGTTGTTGTGATTGGCTTTGGGGCGTTAGATGCAGTGACGAGTTTTGGCATTGACCCGGTTGCCGTATCAAAAACCGAGTTTATGCCGAAGTATTTAACCAAATACAGTAGTGATCAATACATTGATGCCGGTTCGTTATTTGAACCCGATTTCGAAAAGATTTATAGCGCAAAACCGGATCTAATTATTATCGGCCCGCGTGCAGAAAAGTCTTACGATGAGCTCAAAAAAATTGCGCCGACATTTGTGTTTGGTGCGCGTTACAACACCGATTACTGGCAACGTACTCAACAAGAGTGGCATAAGCTAGGTAAAATCTTCGATGTTGAGCCAAAAGTCGATGCGGAAATTGCCCATTTAGATAAACAGTTTAAATCCGTTCATGACTACAACCAATCTCACCCGACCAATGCACTTGTTGTGATGGCATCTGGCGGCAATATCAGTACCTTTGGCACTTACTCGCGTTTTGCGACGATATTCAATGAATTCGATTTTAAAACGGCTGCAAGTGTTGAGAAGACAGGTCCGCATGGTGATTTGATTTCTTACGAATACATTCGTGATAAAAATCCAGATAACTTGTTCATTATTGACCGCGATAAGCTGGTTAATCCAAATGATAGCCACACGCATAAAAACTTTGAGAATAAGTTAGTGCAAGCGACGAAAGCGTATAAAGATGGCCATATGTACTATCTTGATATTAATGCTTGGTATCTGTCTATCTCCGGCGTACGCGCGACAGAGCAAATGATCAACGATGTACAACAAGCGATAGAATAACACTAATGTAGTCAATGGCCGCCAGCATTCTTTGCTGGCGGCTTTGTTAGTTGAGGTTTATGTGAAAAAGTTATTGTTTTTGCTCGTTATACTAAGCTTAGGTTCAATTTTTATCGGCGTGGGCAATATGTCCGTCAGTCGCTTATTTCAAGGGGATTCTTTGGCATGGGAGCTGTTATGGACCAGCCGAATCCCGCGTTTGCTCGCGGTTTTACTCTCTGGTGCTGGGCTTAGTATTGCTGGTCTTATTATGCAGCAGGTTAGTCAAAACCGGTTTGCAGCACCGTCAACTTCCGGGACTATTGAGTGCGCGATGCTAGGTTATGTCGTGAGCTTAGTGGTGTTTGGTGATGGCGATAACCTATGGGTTATTTTTGCATTTGCGATGGCGGGTACCCTTCTTTTTGTTCATTTTATCCATCGTATCCAGTTTAAAAATGCCATCTTTGTCCCTTTAATCGGGATTATTTTTGGTAACGTTGTGTCGTCAGCGGCTACCTTTCTTGCCTATCAATTTGATGCAGTACAAAACCTGATGGGATGGACGGTGGCAAACTTTGCCAACATTCTTGAAGGCGATTACGAGCTTCTTTATATCGCCTTACCCATTTCCATTGTCGGGTATGCGTTTTCTAAACGTATTTCTGCAGTAGGGATGGGTAAAGAGTTCGCGATGAACTTAGGACTTAACTATCAGCATATTTTGATTATCGGTGTCTGTTTGGTGTCGATCATGTCTGCCAGTGTTGTGATGATTGTCGGACAGTTGCCATTTTTAGGGTTAATTATTCCGAACTTAGTCAGTGCATTTTACGGTGACAACATGCGCAGAAATATTCCAATTTCCGCGCTATGGGGCGCGTTAACGGTGTTAATGTGTGATGTGGTTGGTCGGTTGATTATCTTCCCACATGAAATGCCGATATCTATGATTATCAGTATCTTAGGGGGTAGTGTATTTGTGGTTATGATTCTACGAGGTCAACATCGTGCAGGATAAAACGAAGCTATGTCTTTTGGTGATCATTTCACTGGTATTTATTGGCCTGTTTTTAGGGATTGGTTTAAATGCGGATAACTATCAATACTTTTTATCGCGTCGTATTCCTAAAGTCTTAGCGATGATTTTAGCTGGAATGTGTATTGCGCAGTCATCGATAGCGTTTCAGACCATCACGAATAACCGCATTTTAACCCCCAGTATTATGGGGTTTGATTCTTTATATCTGCTTATTCAAGTATTGGTCGTCATCTTATTTGGTGGGGCCAGCTATTTTACGATGAATGCCTACGCTAACTTCGCGTTAAGTACGATCATCATGGTGGGATTTTCAATTCTCTTATTTGGTTTTTACTTCCGAGGTGAAAAGCCCAATTTAATCGTCTTATTGCTTGTCGGTGTGGTTATAGGCGCGGTATTTAGCAATATCTCATCGTTTTTTACCATGTTAATGAGCCCGAATGATTTTGCGTCTTTGCAAGCGGTGATGTTTGCGAGCTTCAATAACGTCAAAACCTCTCTGGTTTACTGGAGTGCACCATTACTGCTCTTGGTATCTTGGCTATTGTACCGTCATCATCGTTCGTTAGACGTGTTTTGGCTTGATCAAGATAATGCGACCAGCTTAGGTGTGGATGTCCCACGTATCACGCGCAATGTTTTACTATTGAGTGCCGTTATGATTTCAATCTCCACAGCAATAGTGGGGCCAATATTATTTTTTGGTTTGTTGATTAGTAACCTCACTCGCGAATGGTTTCGCACCTTTCAGCACCGTATTTTGCTGTTGGCAAGCTCGGCGATGGCAGTGTGCGCTTTACTCAGTGGTCAATGGGTTGTTGAAAAGGTGTTTGCCTTTAATACCACACTGAGTGTGATTATTAATTTTATTGGTGGCATCTATTTTCTTTCATTGCTGCTACGTAACAAAGTGATGTAATTATGATTTTTCTAGATAAACTAACAAAACGCTTTGGTCAGCAAACGGTAGTAAAGCAGGCAAGCGCAGAGTTTGAAAAGGGCAAGGTCACATCGATCATCGGACCCAATGGTGCGGGTAAAAGTACGGTACTGTCTATGGCAAGCCGTTTAATGACTCGTGATGAAGGTAAAGTGTGGATTGATAGCCAAGAGCTGGTGGATTGGGATACCAAGGCACTGGCAAAAAGATTGGCGGTATTACGTCAATCCAACTCAATTACGATGCGTTTTACCATCCGAGAGTTGGTTGAGTTTGGTCGTTTTCCTCACTCTCAAGGCAAACTCAACGCAGAAGATCAGCGTGTGATAGATCGCTCCATTGAGTATTTAGATTTAAATGACATTCAACATAAATACCTAGATGCGTTGAGCGGTGGTCAGCGACAAATGGCCTTTATTGCTATGGTCATGGCGCAAGATACCGATTATGTTTTTCTTGATGAGCCATTAAATAATTTAGATATTAAGCACTCAATCAAAATAATGGCGACGATTCGTCGTTTAGCTCAAGAGCTAAACAAAGCGGTCGTTATTGTCATTCACGATATTAACTTTGCTTCGTGTTACTCTGATTACATTATCGCGCTTAAGCAGGGAGAAGTTGTCGCGAGTGGCACGGTAGAGCAAGTCATTCAAGAGCAAGTTCTTAGCGATATCTATGAAACGCCATTTAATATCATTGAACATGATGGAAAGCGCATGTGTTTATATTATTCATGATTTCATTTTAGAGAATTTATATTGCAAAAATAAATGTGTAAACACAATAAAAACGCCATCTCTTGATTGATATGGCGTTTTTTTATACAAAAATACCGTGTAATCATTTATTTTATGGAGTAAATAAAAGATTGGCTTGTTAAAGATCAACAAAATAAACAGTAAATTGAGAGAGAATACTAAAACAAAGTTGAAAGATTCAAAAATTATTGAATAATGGGACAACTAAATGGAGAAGCGCAAGCTTCAACCCCGACTCAGAATATAGGATATAGCGCCATGTCGAATTCTTACGTGCTGGTTATCAACTCTGGTAGCTCATCGTTAAAGTTTGCGGTCATCGACCCTGATACGGGCGATGCGGTTATCAGCGGTCTTGGTGAATGTTTTGGCCTGCCGGAAGCAGAAATCAGCTGGAAGTATCACGGGGAAAAAACAGAGGAAGCGATTCCTGCTGGCGGTGATCATCACCAATATGCCTTCACACGTATTGTTAAGCTGTTAGATTCGTTGGAACTGAGTGATAAGTTCGTGGCGGTTGGTCATCGCGTTGTAGCGGGTGGAGAGTCGTTTAAAGGTACGGTGCGTGTAACCGAAGACGTTGTCACTGAAATTGAAAACTTGGCGGAATTGGCGCCATTGC
This window harbors:
- a CDS encoding cysteine-rich CWC family protein, producing MAILTPCRAACKNEGGLCTGCHRTMDEILDWRNYTPGERQVIMDELSGKRYTHPCPACHKSAFCGITAGQQSCWCMSVEERDPCSANSELCLCRSCLTKQSY
- a CDS encoding class II glutamine amidotransferase, with the translated sequence MCRWLAYQGHPIYLDQLIYEPEFSLVHQSLEARKAPTRVNADGFGLGWYTSDRETPGQFHEVLPAWSDENLRSLAHHITSHRFMAHVRASTGTQVSRANCHPFIHHRWMFLHNGQIGEYECLRWGLDRLLPEYLYVQRNGTTDSELIFLLMLSYGLEDTPLMAIQETIHHIEHLRKEKGINTPFKASMCLSDGDSLWVVRYSSDGQPPTVFISYQEQGMVLASEPLDGVHSWVLLPAQSIHHLKSGEQTLTPLSCCPTMC
- a CDS encoding siderophore ABC transporter substrate-binding protein, which gives rise to MKISAGCALLGLVAAFSVQASTVTVPHKWGETTVEQAPKRVVVIGFGALDAVTSFGIDPVAVSKTEFMPKYLTKYSSDQYIDAGSLFEPDFEKIYSAKPDLIIIGPRAEKSYDELKKIAPTFVFGARYNTDYWQRTQQEWHKLGKIFDVEPKVDAEIAHLDKQFKSVHDYNQSHPTNALVVMASGGNISTFGTYSRFATIFNEFDFKTAASVEKTGPHGDLISYEYIRDKNPDNLFIIDRDKLVNPNDSHTHKNFENKLVQATKAYKDGHMYYLDINAWYLSISGVRATEQMINDVQQAIE
- the vctD gene encoding iron chelate uptake ABC transporter permease subunit VctD is translated as MKKLLFLLVILSLGSIFIGVGNMSVSRLFQGDSLAWELLWTSRIPRLLAVLLSGAGLSIAGLIMQQVSQNRFAAPSTSGTIECAMLGYVVSLVVFGDGDNLWVIFAFAMAGTLLFVHFIHRIQFKNAIFVPLIGIIFGNVVSSAATFLAYQFDAVQNLMGWTVANFANILEGDYELLYIALPISIVGYAFSKRISAVGMGKEFAMNLGLNYQHILIIGVCLVSIMSASVVMIVGQLPFLGLIIPNLVSAFYGDNMRRNIPISALWGALTVLMCDVVGRLIIFPHEMPISMIISILGGSVFVVMILRGQHRAG
- the vctG gene encoding iron chelate uptake ABC transporter permease subunit VctG translates to MQDKTKLCLLVIISLVFIGLFLGIGLNADNYQYFLSRRIPKVLAMILAGMCIAQSSIAFQTITNNRILTPSIMGFDSLYLLIQVLVVILFGGASYFTMNAYANFALSTIIMVGFSILLFGFYFRGEKPNLIVLLLVGVVIGAVFSNISSFFTMLMSPNDFASLQAVMFASFNNVKTSLVYWSAPLLLLVSWLLYRHHRSLDVFWLDQDNATSLGVDVPRITRNVLLLSAVMISISTAIVGPILFFGLLISNLTREWFRTFQHRILLLASSAMAVCALLSGQWVVEKVFAFNTTLSVIINFIGGIYFLSLLLRNKVM
- the vctC gene encoding iron chelate ABC transporter ATP-binding protein VctC — its product is MIFLDKLTKRFGQQTVVKQASAEFEKGKVTSIIGPNGAGKSTVLSMASRLMTRDEGKVWIDSQELVDWDTKALAKRLAVLRQSNSITMRFTIRELVEFGRFPHSQGKLNAEDQRVIDRSIEYLDLNDIQHKYLDALSGGQRQMAFIAMVMAQDTDYVFLDEPLNNLDIKHSIKIMATIRRLAQELNKAVVIVIHDINFASCYSDYIIALKQGEVVASGTVEQVIQEQVLSDIYETPFNIIEHDGKRMCLYYS